In the Bacillus shivajii genome, one interval contains:
- a CDS encoding S1C family serine protease → MRDSNNDHDQDQEKKEEHKQPEEELFFDGENYYTKEEFFNPEDEKENEPKKKNSKWLRMTIAFMLVAALLGNVFAVWPQLFNLASIEFLQISRELSQNEDVQLYKESVVVVRNGNSKGTGFTISEDGHIMTNHHVVDEGFDITVTFQEGEAYRADIIESDPDIDIAILKVDDESFNHPVLTFEDSWKAGMSVYFIGNPLFFNFIANRGEVLDLTPERDIPMLMIDAPIYRGNSGSPVINAEGNVVAVIYATTRTEFGGERKRVGLAVPVEYFTDKLDVLD, encoded by the coding sequence ATGCGTGATTCCAATAACGATCATGACCAAGACCAAGAAAAAAAAGAAGAACATAAACAACCTGAAGAAGAGTTGTTTTTTGACGGGGAGAACTATTATACGAAAGAAGAATTTTTTAATCCTGAAGATGAAAAAGAGAATGAACCAAAGAAAAAGAATAGTAAATGGCTGCGAATGACGATAGCGTTTATGCTCGTTGCAGCGCTATTAGGAAATGTTTTTGCCGTGTGGCCCCAACTTTTCAATCTTGCATCGATCGAATTTTTACAAATATCACGTGAGTTGTCTCAAAATGAAGATGTCCAGTTATATAAAGAGTCTGTTGTTGTCGTACGAAACGGAAACAGTAAAGGAACTGGATTTACGATATCAGAAGATGGTCATATTATGACGAATCATCATGTCGTTGATGAAGGCTTTGACATCACCGTCACCTTTCAAGAAGGGGAAGCATATCGTGCAGACATTATTGAAAGTGACCCAGATATTGATATTGCCATTTTAAAAGTCGACGATGAATCGTTTAATCATCCCGTTTTAACGTTTGAAGATTCCTGGAAAGCGGGGATGTCTGTATACTTTATTGGTAATCCACTCTTTTTCAACTTTATCGCTAACAGAGGAGAAGTTCTTGATCTCACTCCAGAACGTGATATTCCAATGCTGATGATTGATGCTCCTATTTATCGAGGAAACAGTGGGAGCCCCGTTATTAATGCTGAAGGGAATGTCGTCGCTGTCATCTATGCGACAACAAGAACAGAGTTTGGAGGAGAGCGTAAAAGAGTTGGCTTAGCAGTGCCTGTTGAATATTTTACCGATAAATTGGATGTGTTAGATTAA
- a CDS encoding DUF3889 domain-containing protein, whose amino-acid sequence MYYYYPYVPNVNQYQSNPYVYHPYVNFDRSYPSSPYYMQRQQTVQGQALWTEGGPTTVCGIPWSHNDYMTAAVGAETPYQCGQKLKVRNVALPDREIEVTIVDRVPGYPMNRVTLHKNAFEELGADLEAGIINVEFMPSNDIEDDVDNDIENEEWANYVKEIIQTAYPGYNVTDINRVEKTEVSPTQVRERYEFQLQSPEETIKVRGRIIYHPETNRVKSFDLEEVENNNNNR is encoded by the coding sequence TTGTATTACTATTACCCTTATGTACCAAATGTGAACCAATACCAAAGCAACCCTTATGTGTATCATCCGTACGTGAATTTTGATCGTAGTTATCCATCATCCCCATATTACATGCAACGTCAACAAACCGTTCAAGGGCAAGCATTATGGACGGAAGGAGGACCAACTACTGTTTGTGGTATCCCTTGGTCGCACAATGACTACATGACTGCAGCAGTTGGTGCCGAGACTCCTTATCAGTGCGGACAAAAACTTAAAGTAAGGAATGTAGCACTTCCTGACCGAGAGATTGAGGTAACAATTGTTGACCGCGTGCCAGGGTATCCAATGAATCGCGTCACCCTTCATAAAAATGCGTTTGAAGAATTAGGGGCTGACCTTGAAGCTGGAATCATCAATGTTGAGTTTATGCCTAGTAATGACATAGAAGATGATGTAGATAATGATATTGAAAATGAAGAGTGGGCAAACTATGTAAAAGAAATTATTCAAACCGCTTACCCTGGGTATAACGTAACGGATATTAATCGTGTTGAAAAAACAGAAGTCTCTCCTACACAAGTAAGAGAAAGATACGAGTTTCAGTTGCAGTCGCCAGAGGAAACGATAAAAGTTCGTGGAAGGATCATTTATCACCCTGAAACAAACCGAGTAAAATCATTTGACTTAGAAGAAGTTGAGAACAATAATAATAATAGGTAA
- a CDS encoding Glu/Leu/Phe/Val family dehydrogenase: MSIKETQQMIEQMLGEIQHDEAFLPKLKGEKRQRVFRSGTEVLTTTDKVVKSYIRVSRDNRTIERIPAYRIQHNNIAGFYKGGIRFSEAVNEEEVENLAVLMTLKNALHNLPYGGAKGGVVLDPKEYSERELNLVSKKYVQRFAPDIGPTHDIPAPDMGTDERVMDWMVGEYKTVHPGENYLGAFTGKSIDNGGARGRREATGRGTYRCYWWLVHKWAREQKDKEELIPKGEHVKQYENLKSIYKKSDSGELIKLAVQGFGNVGSVAAKMADDCPDLKHHVVSVSDHKVTLFKENGLDIPKLVAYQEEYGHLPNTEEQLFKAGVEADLLDRDAILTLNVDVLILAAIEDQITEDNMKDVKASVFVEGANAPIRAEADHYLHSQGKVVIPDILANAGGVMVSYLEWKQDRITQFYTEQEVLDEMYEQMEESCKQVFTEYFTKGINGIRNTCYQNSLKRLFTLMYKHGKLF, encoded by the coding sequence ATGTCAATTAAAGAAACACAACAGATGATAGAACAAATGCTTGGTGAAATTCAACATGATGAGGCATTTTTACCGAAGTTAAAGGGGGAGAAACGTCAACGCGTGTTTCGATCTGGAACAGAAGTATTAACGACGACAGATAAAGTAGTAAAAAGCTACATACGTGTATCACGTGATAATCGGACGATCGAACGGATTCCAGCATATCGGATTCAACATAATAATATTGCGGGATTTTATAAAGGTGGAATCCGTTTTAGTGAGGCTGTGAATGAAGAGGAAGTTGAAAATCTTGCTGTTTTAATGACACTAAAAAATGCATTGCACAACTTACCATACGGTGGAGCAAAAGGTGGGGTCGTTTTAGATCCGAAAGAATACTCAGAACGAGAACTAAATTTAGTTTCCAAAAAATATGTACAACGTTTTGCACCTGATATAGGCCCTACGCATGATATTCCAGCACCCGATATGGGAACAGACGAACGAGTGATGGATTGGATGGTTGGTGAGTATAAAACGGTTCACCCTGGTGAGAATTATTTAGGCGCTTTTACTGGAAAAAGCATTGATAATGGCGGTGCTAGAGGTAGAAGAGAAGCAACGGGACGCGGGACGTATCGTTGCTATTGGTGGCTTGTGCATAAGTGGGCTCGAGAGCAAAAAGATAAAGAGGAGCTTATTCCAAAAGGGGAACACGTGAAACAGTATGAAAACTTGAAGTCGATTTATAAAAAAAGTGATTCAGGAGAACTGATCAAGCTTGCTGTTCAAGGGTTTGGGAATGTTGGATCTGTCGCAGCAAAAATGGCAGATGACTGTCCAGACTTAAAGCATCACGTCGTATCAGTGAGCGATCATAAAGTGACGTTATTTAAGGAAAATGGTTTAGATATTCCAAAACTTGTTGCTTATCAAGAAGAGTACGGACATTTGCCAAATACTGAAGAACAATTGTTTAAAGCAGGAGTGGAAGCTGATTTATTAGATCGTGATGCGATCTTAACACTAAATGTTGATGTTCTTATTCTAGCGGCTATTGAGGATCAAATAACAGAAGACAATATGAAGGATGTGAAGGCTTCGGTTTTTGTTGAAGGAGCGAATGCACCGATTCGTGCAGAAGCGGACCATTACTTGCATAGTCAAGGTAAAGTTGTCATACCAGATATACTAGCTAACGCCGGTGGGGTGATGGTTTCATATTTAGAATGGAAGCAGGATCGTATCACCCAATTTTATACAGAACAAGAAGTGTTAGACGAAATGTACGAACAAATGGAGGAAAGCTGTAAACAAGTGTTTACCGAGTATTTTACGAAAGGTATAAACGGGATCCGTAATACTTGTTACCAAAATTCGCTGAAACGTCTCTTCACATTGATGTATAAACACGGGAAGTTGTTTTAA
- the queC gene encoding 7-cyano-7-deazaguanine synthase QueC, with protein MKNDKAIVVFSGGQDSTTCLFWAKEKFAEVEAVTFDYNQRHQLEIDVAKGIAEELNIKHHVLDMSLLNQLAPNALTRDDIEIEEKEGELPSTFVPGRNLVFLSFAAILAKQVGAKHIITGVCETDFSGYPDCRDVFIKSLNVTLNLSMDDEFVIHTPLMWMDKAEAWGLADELGSLDFVREKTLTCYNGVIADGCGECPACELRRNGLETYLKQKGGS; from the coding sequence ATGAAAAATGATAAGGCGATTGTTGTTTTTAGTGGCGGACAGGATAGTACGACATGCTTGTTTTGGGCGAAAGAAAAGTTCGCTGAAGTTGAGGCAGTGACGTTTGACTACAACCAGCGTCATCAACTAGAAATTGATGTGGCAAAAGGAATTGCTGAGGAACTGAACATTAAACATCACGTACTAGATATGTCACTTTTAAACCAGCTCGCACCAAATGCTTTAACTCGTGATGATATTGAAATTGAAGAAAAGGAAGGTGAACTTCCTTCAACGTTCGTACCAGGGCGAAACCTTGTTTTTCTATCATTTGCAGCGATTCTTGCAAAGCAAGTAGGAGCAAAGCATATCATTACAGGAGTTTGTGAAACGGATTTCAGCGGTTATCCAGATTGCCGTGATGTGTTTATCAAATCCTTAAATGTCACACTTAATTTATCAATGGACGATGAGTTTGTCATTCATACACCACTCATGTGGATGGATAAAGCAGAAGCATGGGGGCTTGCTGATGAACTAGGTTCCCTAGATTTCGTTCGTGAAAAAACCTTAACGTGTTACAACGGGGTCATTGCTGACGGGTGCGGAGAATGTCCGGCATGTGAGTTAAGGAGAAATGGTCTCGAAACATACCTGAAACAAAAAGGAGGCTCATAA
- the queD gene encoding 6-carboxytetrahydropterin synthase QueD yields the protein MYGFKIVENLQKIDKDIQRDQLKYHNKRVLVSKEFTFDAAHHLHCYEGKCKNLHGHTYKVIFGISGFVDDTGLMMDFGDIKEIWKNEIEVYLDHRYINEMLPPMNTTAENMVVWIYEKMAEALEKRNSGQKERVEFVRLFETPTSYAEVKREWMEVE from the coding sequence TTGTACGGATTTAAAATTGTTGAAAACTTGCAGAAAATCGATAAAGATATCCAGCGTGATCAACTAAAATACCATAATAAACGTGTTCTAGTTAGTAAAGAATTCACGTTCGATGCAGCACACCACCTTCACTGCTATGAAGGGAAGTGTAAAAACCTTCACGGGCACACGTATAAAGTGATTTTTGGCATTAGTGGATTCGTTGATGACACTGGGCTTATGATGGATTTTGGGGATATTAAAGAGATTTGGAAAAATGAAATTGAGGTCTATCTTGACCATCGCTACATTAACGAAATGTTGCCACCAATGAATACGACAGCTGAAAACATGGTCGTCTGGATTTATGAAAAAATGGCTGAGGCACTTGAAAAACGAAATTCAGGACAAAAAGAACGGGTTGAATTTGTAAGGTTATTTGAAACACCGACAAGCTATGCCGAAGTGAAGCGGGAGTGGATGGAAGTTGAGTAA
- the queE gene encoding 7-carboxy-7-deazaguanine synthase QueE, which produces MSKIPVLEIFGPTIQGEGMVVGQKTMFVRTAGCDYSCSWCDSAFTWDGSAKDDIVQMTAEDILKRLVEVGGKTFSHVTISGGNPALIRGMNELVELLHKNSIQVALETQGSRWQEWFLEIDDLTLSPKPPSSNMSVDMEILDDIVGRLTKGNRQRFVSLKVVIFDERDYEFAKMIGARYPDLPLYLQVGNDDVETLDDRQLRDELLRKYEWLIDLTMEDEQLTNVRVLPQLHTLLWGNKRGV; this is translated from the coding sequence TTGAGTAAGATTCCTGTTCTTGAGATTTTTGGTCCGACGATCCAAGGTGAAGGAATGGTCGTTGGCCAAAAAACGATGTTTGTCCGCACGGCAGGCTGTGACTACTCTTGTTCATGGTGTGATTCTGCCTTTACTTGGGATGGCAGTGCAAAAGATGATATTGTGCAAATGACTGCTGAAGACATTTTGAAGCGGCTTGTAGAAGTTGGTGGAAAGACGTTTTCTCATGTAACGATTTCAGGAGGGAACCCTGCACTTATACGTGGGATGAATGAGCTCGTTGAATTGCTTCATAAAAATAGCATACAAGTGGCGTTAGAAACACAAGGTAGCCGTTGGCAAGAGTGGTTTCTTGAAATTGATGACTTAACGTTATCTCCGAAGCCGCCGAGTTCAAACATGTCAGTTGACATGGAAATATTGGATGATATCGTCGGACGTCTAACAAAAGGTAATCGACAACGATTTGTCAGCTTAAAGGTTGTTATTTTTGATGAACGAGATTACGAGTTTGCGAAGATGATCGGCGCACGTTATCCTGATCTTCCGCTATACTTGCAAGTCGGCAACGATGATGTAGAAACATTAGACGACAGGCAACTGCGAGATGAATTATTACGTAAATATGAATGGCTCATCGACTTGACGATGGAAGATGAACAATTAACAAATGTTCGTGTCTTGCCTCAACTCCATACATTGCTTTGGGGGAATAAACGAGGCGTATAA
- a CDS encoding methyl-accepting chemotaxis protein has protein sequence MRIGTKLFISYGALVVLLIITVVMVYRGTATIQHNVDEMYDHRVVPLTALAEISQLAENTRVQMVTSVLNEDAEPVKTAEVNLSVIDNLITEYNERITYESEAAVFGLFQNSWYQFAEIVQDNIELVRNGQFQQAELGLQRGGVPFSEASEQLSILIETNEQQSETLYSESLRSYELTITISIVTTIIAVIVAIIYGFFQSRAIVKPIHQLASHTKKVAEGDLTTDPSRLTNRKDEIGILAKDFQEMIDKLRKIISEVMESSEHVAASSQQLSASAEETSEATNTITEAIQEVASGAEYQVTTAASVNEEVSQVSGGLEIITNNIETVSHSSDTTNHKALGGKKVIDNAVEQMVSIQNKTNDTSSYMNNLGEKSKEIEGIISLITDIAEQTNLLALNAAIEAARAGEHGKGFTVVADEVRKLAEQSGESANKISLLIKDIQSEITQSIDSMGEGKKAVNDGINYVNKAGASFEEITSAISEVSTQIQEVSASVQQITASTEAVVKSTDSMSSTAQTSASNTQNVAASAEEQNASMEEITASATTLSDLATRLQDSVRTFKL, from the coding sequence ATGCGAATAGGAACAAAACTCTTTATATCTTACGGTGCGTTAGTTGTGTTACTAATTATTACGGTAGTGATGGTTTATAGGGGAACAGCAACAATTCAACACAATGTTGATGAAATGTATGACCATAGAGTAGTACCGCTAACTGCTCTTGCAGAAATTAGCCAACTTGCTGAAAATACTCGTGTCCAAATGGTAACTTCCGTATTAAATGAAGATGCAGAGCCTGTAAAGACGGCTGAGGTAAACCTTTCTGTTATTGACAATTTAATTACTGAGTATAATGAGCGGATTACATATGAATCTGAGGCAGCTGTGTTCGGATTATTTCAGAATTCTTGGTATCAATTCGCCGAAATTGTTCAAGACAATATAGAACTTGTACGTAATGGACAATTTCAACAAGCAGAATTGGGATTACAGCGAGGCGGGGTTCCATTTTCTGAGGCGAGCGAACAGCTATCAATTTTAATAGAAACAAATGAACAACAATCGGAAACACTATACTCTGAAAGTTTACGATCCTATGAACTGACGATCACGATCTCAATTGTAACAACAATTATTGCTGTTATTGTTGCAATTATTTATGGTTTCTTCCAAAGTCGAGCAATTGTAAAGCCGATTCATCAACTAGCAAGTCATACAAAAAAAGTTGCTGAAGGTGATTTAACAACCGATCCGTCACGTTTAACAAATAGAAAAGATGAGATTGGGATATTAGCGAAAGACTTTCAAGAAATGATCGATAAGCTTAGAAAAATTATTTCAGAAGTTATGGAATCTTCTGAACATGTCGCCGCTTCATCACAACAACTTTCAGCAAGTGCAGAAGAAACAAGTGAAGCAACGAATACGATCACTGAAGCGATTCAAGAAGTAGCATCAGGAGCTGAGTACCAAGTTACAACTGCAGCTTCAGTTAATGAAGAAGTTTCACAAGTTTCAGGAGGACTAGAGATTATTACGAACAATATAGAAACGGTTAGTCATTCATCTGATACTACAAACCACAAAGCTCTAGGTGGGAAGAAAGTCATCGATAATGCGGTTGAGCAAATGGTCTCTATCCAAAATAAAACGAATGATACTTCAAGTTATATGAATAACCTGGGTGAAAAATCGAAGGAGATTGAAGGAATCATTTCCTTAATTACTGATATTGCAGAACAAACAAATCTTCTAGCATTAAATGCAGCAATTGAAGCAGCAAGGGCTGGTGAACATGGGAAAGGCTTTACTGTTGTCGCAGATGAAGTTCGAAAGCTTGCTGAACAATCAGGAGAATCAGCTAATAAAATTAGTCTGTTAATTAAAGATATTCAATCTGAAATTACGCAATCCATCGATTCTATGGGTGAAGGGAAAAAGGCTGTAAATGATGGAATCAATTACGTGAACAAAGCTGGGGCCTCTTTTGAAGAGATTACTTCCGCAATCAGTGAAGTATCAACACAAATTCAAGAAGTTTCGGCTTCGGTACAACAAATTACTGCAAGTACAGAAGCAGTGGTTAAATCGACAGATAGTATGTCTTCGACTGCCCAGACTTCAGCAAGTAATACGCAAAATGTAGCCGCATCTGCCGAAGAACAAAATGCATCGATGGAAGAAATCACGGCCTCAGCGACTACATTAAGTGATTTGGCAACAAGACTACAAGATTCGGTAAGGACGTTCAAATTATAA
- a CDS encoding sensor domain-containing protein, with amino-acid sequence MTKTPLFSDLNEDITDVLSKSSMILITNKDGTIMYVNDHLCKSLKYKRTQLIGQNINILYPTSYSHVFFKKIHITINKKNIWRGEMTLSTEDGNHFSLHTTVVPLINEERNIDQYISIGIDINNQYKSGHTLTRALDKLTQSHKELMDIKYALDESTIIAITDQKGVITYVNNTFCEISKYRRNELIGQNLRMLNSNYHSKQFFNDLWQTIGRGDIWRGEVRNLAKDGTYYWVYTTIVPFLNDDGKPYQYIAIRNDITERKQTEQSLKLILDKLTHSHQEMTDDNRSYHLPTNNYKEITVNGYPEITKLIHRFNEMVHTINDSRRKIEHQAYHDSLTGLPNRYKIEQKLEDAFQRSKEQQQSLALFFLDLDGFKMVNDLMGHHIGDLLLKEVSERLKNTVQSKGMIARQGGDEFLILLERATKKEAAQVATKILECLTIPFTFNNQDFYLTLSIGISLYPEGGQTIESMIKNADTAMYVAKDRGKNNYQFFTNEPSRQLNRKHQLATGLKHAIHNDEFVLYYQPQYNLKTGELRALEAFIRWKHPRLGFILPSEFLPLAKETGMTTEIGKWVLYEACQQNKRWQEAFNVAVPISINVSPIHLRNECFLGDIKDILTKTNMEAQYLEIEMTESELSDMTEEIEVLQMFKNIGGKVALDNFGTGSSSLSMLSRLPVDILKIDRSFIQDVHSNQRKAAIIQSIIDLGNRLSFNLVAEGVESVEQAEFLKQHNCHTGQGYYFAKPMTVEELEATFK; translated from the coding sequence ATGACGAAGACTCCTTTGTTTAGCGATTTAAATGAAGATATAACGGATGTTTTGAGCAAATCTTCGATGATTCTTATAACTAATAAAGACGGAACAATCATGTACGTCAATGATCACCTTTGTAAATCGCTAAAATACAAACGAACTCAATTAATAGGACAAAATATAAACATCCTATATCCTACCAGTTACTCTCATGTTTTCTTCAAAAAAATACATATCACGATTAATAAAAAAAACATTTGGCGAGGTGAAATGACACTGTCCACAGAAGATGGTAACCACTTTTCATTGCACACAACGGTTGTTCCATTAATAAACGAAGAAAGAAACATAGATCAATATATTTCGATAGGTATTGACATAAACAATCAATACAAATCAGGACATACTTTAACGCGCGCTCTAGATAAACTTACCCAATCTCACAAAGAACTAATGGACATTAAATATGCATTAGACGAATCAACAATTATTGCAATTACAGATCAGAAAGGCGTTATTACATATGTGAATAATACCTTTTGCGAGATTTCGAAATATCGTCGTAATGAACTGATTGGACAAAATCTCCGCATGTTAAATTCTAACTATCACTCAAAGCAATTTTTTAATGATCTGTGGCAAACGATCGGACGAGGGGATATTTGGCGAGGAGAAGTAAGAAATCTAGCGAAAGACGGTACGTATTACTGGGTTTATACAACAATTGTTCCTTTTTTAAATGATGACGGAAAGCCTTATCAATACATTGCCATCCGAAATGATATTACAGAACGAAAACAAACAGAACAATCGTTAAAATTAATTCTTGATAAACTCACTCATTCGCATCAAGAGATGACAGACGATAACCGGTCGTATCACCTTCCGACAAATAACTATAAAGAAATAACGGTAAATGGTTACCCTGAAATAACAAAGTTAATTCACCGTTTCAATGAAATGGTTCATACGATAAACGACTCAAGAAGAAAAATAGAACACCAAGCTTATCACGATTCACTCACTGGCTTACCAAACCGATATAAAATTGAACAAAAACTAGAAGATGCATTTCAACGTTCGAAAGAACAACAACAATCACTTGCCCTTTTCTTTCTTGATTTAGACGGTTTTAAAATGGTGAACGATCTCATGGGACATCATATTGGGGACCTTTTATTAAAAGAGGTATCAGAAAGGTTAAAAAACACCGTCCAATCTAAAGGAATGATTGCTCGTCAAGGGGGAGACGAATTTCTCATTTTATTAGAACGAGCAACGAAAAAAGAAGCAGCCCAAGTGGCTACGAAAATCTTAGAATGCCTTACTATACCTTTTACATTTAACAATCAAGATTTTTACTTAACACTCAGTATTGGGATTAGCCTTTATCCAGAAGGTGGTCAGACAATTGAAAGCATGATTAAAAATGCAGATACAGCAATGTATGTGGCAAAAGACCGTGGGAAAAACAATTATCAATTTTTCACAAATGAGCCTAGTAGACAATTAAATAGAAAACATCAATTAGCAACAGGCTTAAAACATGCCATTCATAACGATGAATTTGTATTGTATTACCAGCCGCAATATAACCTGAAGACTGGTGAATTACGAGCACTCGAAGCATTCATTCGCTGGAAACACCCACGACTTGGATTCATTTTGCCAAGTGAATTTTTACCTTTAGCAAAAGAAACAGGCATGACCACTGAAATTGGGAAATGGGTATTGTATGAAGCTTGCCAGCAAAACAAAAGGTGGCAAGAAGCCTTTAACGTCGCTGTTCCAATATCAATAAATGTATCACCAATACACCTAAGAAATGAATGCTTTCTCGGTGATATAAAAGATATTTTAACGAAAACGAACATGGAGGCACAGTACCTCGAAATTGAAATGACTGAGAGCGAATTAAGTGATATGACGGAAGAAATCGAGGTATTACAAATGTTTAAAAACATTGGTGGAAAAGTTGCACTTGATAACTTTGGCACTGGCTCTTCATCTTTAAGCATGCTATCTCGCTTACCTGTAGATATATTAAAAATTGATCGATCCTTTATTCAAGACGTTCATTCAAATCAAAGAAAAGCAGCAATCATCCAATCGATCATTGACCTAGGAAATCGTTTATCATTTAACCTTGTTGCTGAAGGGGTTGAATCGGTTGAACAAGCCGAGTTTTTGAAACAACATAACTGCCACACTGGCCAAGGGTATTACTTCGCAAAACCGATGACAGTAGAAGAATTGGAAGCTACATTTAAATAA
- a CDS encoding C40 family peptidase, translating into MLVNKVIGTGLLYIGTPYVFNAVPFQTNSFDCSSFIQYIFYMNGVELPRNSRQQFLVTKKVRVKELKKGDLLFFTTRKSQKKQGIAKVGHVALYIGEGRILHTSRHTKQVKVEKINKHLKKMFLGARRVV; encoded by the coding sequence ATGCTGGTGAATAAAGTGATTGGAACAGGATTGTTATATATAGGCACTCCTTATGTGTTTAATGCAGTTCCGTTTCAAACGAATTCTTTCGATTGTAGTTCGTTTATTCAATATATTTTTTATATGAATGGGGTTGAACTCCCACGAAACTCCAGGCAGCAATTTTTAGTGACTAAAAAGGTACGTGTTAAAGAATTGAAAAAAGGGGATCTGTTGTTTTTCACTACTCGAAAGAGTCAGAAGAAGCAAGGAATAGCAAAGGTAGGACATGTTGCCCTTTATATAGGTGAGGGAAGGATTCTTCACACTTCTCGTCATACAAAACAAGTGAAAGTTGAAAAGATAAATAAACATTTAAAGAAAATGTTCTTAGGAGCAAGAAGAGTCGTTTAA
- a CDS encoding DoxX family membrane protein encodes MKRFVVAFIVFLGMVTIPIVVHGHVKWFTEQEAEREVIENIITPLFIVIAMITAVVLAILPQVLPRLMSIPLLKKIDVKLERLRPFTFPILRYGTVVALIIQVLTGGLFAPELIHPGGLTVILTWIAIGTLLIPHRYATRLGAFILFGLFGVMVVEYSVFHMIDYVFYIAIFFALIAHQTKWSEWSFPLLYLMTGLSLCWVAVEKWVYPAMSADIIASHGVPTFGFSPELFVNLSAFIEFVVGYLLIVGILNRLLAFVLTGIFIMTTTLFGVVEIIGHFMIHIILITFIIEGVSFYKPPIKVHEKTIDQMIFVFLNFIFVLSTFVLIYFRFA; translated from the coding sequence ATGAAGAGATTTGTTGTTGCTTTCATTGTATTTTTAGGTATGGTGACCATTCCTATTGTTGTTCATGGACATGTGAAGTGGTTTACTGAACAAGAAGCTGAAAGAGAGGTTATTGAAAATATCATTACGCCGCTATTTATTGTGATTGCAATGATAACAGCTGTCGTTTTGGCGATCTTGCCGCAAGTATTACCTAGACTTATGTCGATTCCGTTATTAAAGAAGATCGATGTAAAACTGGAGAGGTTAAGACCTTTTACTTTTCCTATTTTGCGTTATGGTACGGTTGTGGCTCTCATTATTCAAGTACTAACTGGGGGTTTGTTTGCTCCCGAGCTCATTCACCCTGGAGGCCTTACTGTTATATTAACATGGATAGCTATTGGTACATTGTTAATTCCCCATCGATATGCAACGCGCTTAGGAGCATTCATTCTTTTTGGCTTATTTGGCGTGATGGTTGTTGAATATAGTGTTTTTCATATGATTGATTACGTATTTTACATAGCAATCTTTTTTGCACTAATCGCGCACCAAACAAAATGGTCAGAGTGGAGTTTTCCTCTATTATACTTAATGACTGGGCTTTCACTTTGTTGGGTTGCTGTAGAAAAATGGGTATATCCAGCGATGTCAGCGGATATTATTGCAAGTCATGGCGTACCTACTTTCGGATTTTCACCAGAACTATTTGTTAATTTAAGTGCATTTATTGAGTTTGTTGTCGGCTACTTGTTAATTGTTGGGATATTAAACCGGCTGCTTGCTTTTGTGTTGACAGGGATCTTTATTATGACGACAACTCTGTTTGGTGTTGTTGAAATTATTGGGCACTTTATGATTCACATTATTTTAATTACATTCATTATTGAAGGAGTCTCGTTTTATAAACCACCGATAAAAGTCCATGAAAAAACAATTGATCAAATGATATTCGTATTTCTAAACTTTATCTTTGTACTCTCAACCTTTGTATTAATATATTTTAGATTTGCATAA